The region GAGAGCGTGAGAATGAGCGCCCTAAAAGAAACCAAGCGAAAAAAGTTAAATCGATAGCAAAACGCGCCGGAGCCCGTGCCCCAAGCGGGATTATCTAATAGTACGGCTTAATGGCCAACTGATGGGCCCTCGATTGCGGAATCGCCGGCAGGCTTGTGGTTTGAAAAGTGCACTTGATCGATGTCGGGGCAGCTACCTTTTTGGGGttcgacaaacacacacgattttttttatatattttgaagTGTTATTATATTTGGTTTGCTTTTCTGTGCGGTCACGCGACGCGATGCAACCCCAGACACGGTGAAATTCCTTCTGAGCGCAAAATCTGCAGCTGTACGCAGGCCACCGCATCGGCCGGCAAGATGGGAGAGCGGAGACTGCGCACTGAGACAAGGAACATTCAATTCCAGTTCTACAATTATTTAACTTAACAAACTTTTGAAAAACCATTCCCTCCACGCTGCCAACAGAGCATGCCCATTAACATACATTTTGAATAGCCGTTTCGGCCCTTAACAGAGATGTAGTGGCGGCTAACAGTCTGGCGCACCTCCTTAGGTCTTGATGGCTGCCATGATTCGAGTCCAGAATGCCTGAACCTCGGGATCCTGCATTAGGGCTCGCTTCTTGGAGCTTAGCACCATATTGAGTATGTCCGCATTCTTATAGCGATCTCGGCTAGTGGATTTATGCTCTGCCGCCTCTGGGGAGCCTACTGCTTCAGTCTCCTGCTCGTCCAGTGGCTCCGCTTCCAGCGCTGGGCTGGCGATTTGCGTGGCTGAAATTGTGAAATATTACCTATTTCTTTCTGGACTCTACACTAATCTACCTTTCTTGCACTTTGTGGTCTCCGTTTTAGTCTTTTCCGCTCGTTTCTGATACGGTTTGCGTTGTTTCATAGGTTCCTTCGCCTTGCCACGCTTTCCTTGCCAAGACAGATCAGGGAATAGCTCAGTGCTCTCGGCTGGGGTATCTGCATCCTGTTGCAGCCGCCTCTTGACATGCAAATTCAAACGTTCCTTGATATTGGGCTGTTCCAATTTCACCTGTAGAATCGATTCCATATTGCGCTCAAAAAAAATTGCAAGAAATTCCAGCTGAATCAGCTGATGCGTATAACAGCACGGTTTTTACAATGTGACCGCGTACCCATTGCCGTCTGACTCTAAGaactataccaaaatataccgtaaatatactgacgtaTTATCCAAATGCCAtaatacatattcctcgattttcatattccgttgaatattactagctagatagaaccgtcaaccctgcccacataattttatctcATTGATTAATAAATGTTATACCAGATTATCTGATTTTCAGTACTCCAtcttattgtattttgactaaaagactgtttaaacaaaaaagtattGAAAGACTCAATGCTTGTGTATGgccatttgtataccctacttcgttaattgaatattaatataaaactgtttttaaaacgtaattgaagaaattttctcaaattgatttgttttagACGTGTTCTTATTTCCTGTACATCCTGATCCTGATACGCATTTTTGATTTATGTAAGAAAACcactaattgcaaaatatcgttggaATACCTTTTAAACAGAGTTTGAAAGCGaatgagcgacaaggatttaaatgaaATCTCTTGGAAT is a window of Drosophila pseudoobscura strain MV-25-SWS-2005 chromosome 3, UCI_Dpse_MV25, whole genome shotgun sequence DNA encoding:
- the LOC4805157 gene encoding uncharacterized protein isoform X1 — encoded protein: MESILQVKLEQPNIKERLNLHVKRRLQQDADTPAESTELFPDLSWQGKRGKAKEPMKQRKPYQKRAEKTKTETTKCKKATQIASPALEAEPLDEQETEAVGSPEAAEHKSTSRDRYKNADILNMVLSSKKRALMQDPEVQAFWTRIMAAIKT
- the LOC4805157 gene encoding uncharacterized protein isoform X2, whose protein sequence is MESILQVKLEQPNIKERLNLHVKRRLQQDADTPAESTELFPDLSWQGKRGKAKEPMKQRKPYQKRAEKTKTETTKCKKAQRWKRSHWTSRRLKQ